Part of the Candidatus Omnitrophota bacterium genome, TTTATGAGGCGTTTTTTGTTCATAGGGACAAATTCAAAAAGTTCATCATCTATACCGACATGTACTCCGGCTTTGGTGTGGGAACTAACAATGTTGCTAATGTAGTTGCGCCACTCGCGCTTTCTTTAGGGACGGGGAATCTCTTCTGGTTCTTGATTATCAGCCCGCTTTTCGGGCTCGGGTCGTATCTGTGGGGGGAGCGCGTTATCCGCTCGGTGTCAAAGGATATAATACCGGTGGGAGAATTTTCAGCAACCATTGTATCGTTTATTACGGCCACTTTTGTCCTGCTCGCTTCCTTTTTGGGGCTGCCGGCGCCCTATGTCCAGTTCACGACATTTTCACTTTTGGGGATAAGCTGCGTAAAAGATGGTTTTAGCCATACATGGGGGAAATCCATAGTAAAAAGGATATTTTGGGTCTGGATCCTTGTCCCGCTTTTTACGGCCTTTCTCAGTTTCGCTTTACATGCAGCTTTTGGCGTGGCAAAAACATAATTATAAAGGTGGTGGTTATGAGCGCAAAAGAAGGTGTTATAGGAAATATTTTAAATGCTATAGGCAATACGCCGCTCGTCCGGCTCACGAAGATAACGGGGCCGAATAGCGCCGATATCCTCGCGAAACTGGAACTATTGAATCCCGGCGGGAGCGTAAAAGACAGAATAGCCCTCGCCATGATAGAGGATGCCGAAAAGCGGGGCGTCCTTAAAGCGGGCTGGACAATTATTGAGCCGACAAGCGGCAATACGGGAATAGGTTTAGCCATGGTGTCGGCGGTAAAAGGGTACAAATGCATACTTACAATGCCCGAGACGATGAGCCTTGAGAGGATATATATATTGAAAGCGTACAACGCAGAAATAGTCCTTACTTCGGGCAGCCAGGGAATGAAAGGGGCGATAAAGAAGGCCGAGGAGATCCACGGAAAAATAAAGCATTCTTTTATGCCGCAGCAATTTAAAAATTTGGCAAACCCGAAGGTACACAGAGAGACTACCGCCAGAGAAATCCTTGCCCAGACAGGTGGAAAGATAGATGCCTTTATCGCCGGCGTAGGCACCGGAGGTACGCTGACCGGAGTGGGCGAGGTACTGAAGGCCCATAATCCGGATATCAAAATCATAGCCGTCGAGCCGACAGAGAGCGCTGTTTTATCGGGTAAATTGCACGGCCCCCATAAGATTCAGGGTATAGGCGCGGGGTTTATCCCGGATATACTCAATAAGTCGGTAATAGATGAGATCATTACCGTAAGCGACTGGGATGCATATGCTACGGCAAAATTATTGACAAAAAAAGAAGGCATCTTCGGCGGCCCATCTTCCGGCGCGGCTCTTTTTGCTGCGCTTAAGATTGCGAAAAGGCTGGGCGAGGGGAAAACGGTTGTGACAGTTTTTCCGGATACG contains:
- a CDS encoding inorganic phosphate transporter family protein, producing the protein MIIVLLITSVFLALNMGVSGFSVSFAPSYGSNILSKNKAALLYGICVILGACLIGPRVAETLMRKISYAQLGVLSASIIVISCVITMFLSNRLKVPQSTSFVTVASFLGASLYYGKVNWGTIGRILAFALVFSLVSFGLTIIIKRLIYPPHENNLKFYEAFFVHRDKFKKFIIYTDMYSGFGVGTNNVANVVAPLALSLGTGNLFWFLIISPLFGLGSYLWGERVIRSVSKDIIPVGEFSATIVSFITATFVLLASFLGLPAPYVQFTTFSLLGISCVKDGFSHTWGKSIVKRIFWVWILVPLFTAFLSFALHAAFGVAKT
- the cysK gene encoding cysteine synthase A → MSAKEGVIGNILNAIGNTPLVRLTKITGPNSADILAKLELLNPGGSVKDRIALAMIEDAEKRGVLKAGWTIIEPTSGNTGIGLAMVSAVKGYKCILTMPETMSLERIYILKAYNAEIVLTSGSQGMKGAIKKAEEIHGKIKHSFMPQQFKNLANPKVHRETTAREILAQTGGKIDAFIAGVGTGGTLTGVGEVLKAHNPDIKIIAVEPTESAVLSGKLHGPHKIQGIGAGFIPDILNKSVIDEIITVSDWDAYATAKLLTKKEGIFGGPSSGAALFAALKIAKRLGEGKTVVTVFPDTGERYFSMTQYFEF